From Nguyenibacter vanlangensis, one genomic window encodes:
- a CDS encoding (2Fe-2S)-binding protein, with the protein MLTLQVNGASHQVDVPDDMPLLWVLRDVLGMMGTKFGCGIGECGACTVHVDGKAVRSCSLPVSLVGPRPVTTIEGLEGDTLAGGVQQAWLDIDVVQCGYCQTGQIMAAVALLKANPHPTDDDIDQAMSGNICRCGTYRRIRAAIRNAAGAV; encoded by the coding sequence ATGCTGACACTGCAGGTTAACGGCGCGTCGCATCAGGTGGACGTCCCCGACGACATGCCGCTGCTGTGGGTGCTGCGCGACGTTCTGGGCATGATGGGGACCAAGTTCGGCTGCGGGATCGGCGAATGCGGCGCCTGCACCGTCCATGTCGACGGCAAGGCGGTGCGCTCGTGCTCGCTGCCCGTGTCCCTGGTCGGGCCGCGGCCGGTCACCACCATCGAGGGCCTGGAAGGCGACACGCTCGCCGGCGGCGTGCAGCAGGCCTGGCTGGATATCGACGTGGTGCAATGCGGCTATTGCCAGACCGGGCAGATCATGGCGGCGGTGGCGCTGCTGAAGGCGAATCCGCACCCGACCGACGACGACATCGACCAGGCGATGTCGGGCAATATCTGCCGCTGCGGCACCTATCGCCGCATTCGCGCGGCCATCCGCAACGCGGCCGGAGCAGTCTGA
- a CDS encoding molybdopterin cofactor-binding domain-containing protein encodes MDQVMLSRRQALGGALGGAGGLLLAAMLPRRAARAATRIVEDPAGPFAPNAFVSIATDDTITLIMPNVEMGQGIYTGEAMLIAEELDVGLEQIQLEAAPPDAAYTTKQLGEQATGGSTSTIATWTSLREAGAVARTLLVQAAAARWSVDPATCRTEGGTVRHDATGASLTYGALAADAAALPVPKGPIALRDPSRFRLIGHSQHRLDAAAKVAGKAVFGIDIQVPGMRVGTVAACPVMGGVLRHVDDRAARQVPGVHDVLTIGNAVCVVGDHFWAARKGLDALVITWDEGVNSAVDTQTIYGQLHDALDGPAIVAHVKGDAKGAIGNAATRVEAVYQQPLLAHAPMEPINCTVLVAPDRCDIWVGSQVPARARDSAAELTGLAKDQVHLHNQYIGGGFGRRLEHEYVTQAVQFARQVKYPLKIVWTREQDLTLDRYRPAYVDHLVGGLDRDGRLVGLSHRIVGPAVVARWAPQALLPNGVDDDLLAATVETPYDIPAMFLDYARREAPGVVTAWWRGVGGTRGVFVVESFIDELAAAAGADPVAFRRRMTEGKPRARAVLELAAAKADWGSPLPAGVGRGIALQYVFGSYLATIAEVEMTDMGGVRVRRVIVAVDCGHLVNPDQVVSQIEGGLIFGMSAALFNEITLLHGRVQQENFNSYRIMRMNEAPAIEVHLVDSTEDPGGIGETGTAAAAAALANAIAAAGGGRRRRLPLMGAQA; translated from the coding sequence ATGGATCAGGTCATGCTGTCGCGCCGCCAGGCATTGGGCGGGGCACTGGGTGGGGCAGGCGGGCTGCTGCTGGCGGCGATGCTGCCGCGCCGGGCCGCCCGCGCCGCCACCCGGATCGTCGAGGACCCGGCCGGCCCGTTCGCGCCCAACGCCTTTGTGAGCATCGCCACCGACGACACGATCACGCTGATCATGCCCAATGTCGAAATGGGGCAGGGGATCTATACCGGCGAGGCGATGCTGATCGCCGAGGAGCTGGATGTCGGGCTGGAGCAGATCCAGCTCGAGGCCGCGCCCCCCGACGCGGCCTACACGACCAAGCAACTGGGCGAACAGGCGACCGGCGGCTCGACCTCGACCATCGCCACCTGGACCAGCCTGCGTGAGGCCGGCGCCGTCGCGCGCACCCTGCTGGTCCAGGCCGCCGCCGCGCGCTGGTCGGTCGATCCCGCGACCTGCCGGACCGAGGGTGGGACCGTCCGGCACGATGCGACGGGCGCCAGCCTGACCTACGGCGCGCTGGCGGCGGACGCCGCGGCGCTGCCGGTGCCCAAGGGGCCCATCGCGCTGCGCGATCCGTCCCGCTTCCGCCTGATCGGCCATTCCCAGCACCGGCTGGACGCGGCGGCCAAGGTGGCCGGAAAGGCCGTGTTCGGCATCGACATCCAGGTGCCCGGCATGCGCGTCGGCACGGTCGCGGCCTGCCCGGTGATGGGCGGCGTGCTGCGCCATGTCGATGACCGCGCCGCGCGGCAGGTTCCAGGCGTGCACGACGTGCTGACGATCGGCAACGCCGTCTGCGTGGTGGGCGACCATTTCTGGGCGGCCCGCAAGGGGCTGGACGCGCTGGTGATCACCTGGGACGAGGGCGTCAACAGCGCGGTCGACACCCAGACGATCTATGGCCAGTTGCATGACGCGCTGGACGGGCCGGCGATCGTCGCGCACGTCAAGGGTGACGCCAAGGGCGCCATCGGCAATGCCGCCACCCGTGTCGAGGCCGTCTATCAGCAGCCGCTCCTGGCCCACGCGCCCATGGAGCCGATCAATTGCACCGTGCTGGTCGCGCCGGACCGCTGCGATATCTGGGTCGGGTCGCAGGTTCCGGCCCGCGCGCGCGATTCGGCGGCCGAACTGACCGGACTGGCCAAGGACCAGGTCCATCTCCACAACCAGTATATCGGCGGCGGATTCGGCCGGCGGCTGGAGCATGAGTACGTCACGCAGGCGGTGCAGTTCGCCCGCCAGGTCAAATATCCGCTGAAGATCGTCTGGACCCGCGAACAGGACCTGACCCTGGACCGCTATCGTCCGGCCTATGTCGATCATCTGGTCGGCGGCCTGGACCGCGACGGCCGCCTGGTGGGACTGTCCCACCGGATCGTCGGCCCGGCGGTGGTCGCGCGCTGGGCGCCCCAGGCCCTGCTGCCGAACGGCGTCGATGACGACCTGCTGGCCGCGACGGTCGAGACACCGTACGATATTCCCGCCATGTTCCTCGATTACGCGCGGCGCGAGGCGCCGGGCGTGGTCACCGCATGGTGGCGTGGGGTGGGCGGCACGCGCGGCGTCTTCGTCGTCGAAAGCTTCATCGACGAACTGGCTGCGGCCGCCGGAGCCGATCCGGTGGCGTTCCGCCGCAGGATGACCGAGGGCAAGCCCCGTGCGCGCGCCGTCCTGGAACTGGCGGCGGCCAAGGCCGATTGGGGTTCCCCGCTGCCGGCCGGGGTCGGGCGCGGCATCGCCCTGCAATATGTGTTCGGTTCCTACCTGGCGACGATCGCCGAGGTCGAAATGACCGACATGGGAGGCGTGCGGGTCCGGCGGGTGATCGTCGCCGTGGATTGCGGCCACCTGGTCAACCCCGACCAGGTGGTCTCGCAGATCGAGGGCGGCCTGATCTTCGGCATGAGCGCCGCCCTGTTCAATGAAATCACGCTGCTTCATGGACGGGTGCAGCAGGAGAATTTCAATTCCTACCGGATCATGCGCATGAACGAAGCGCCGGCGATCGAGGTGCATCTGGTCGACAGTACCGAAGATCCGGGCGGAATTGGCGAAACCGGCACGGCGGCCGCGGCGGCCGCTCTGGCCAACGCGATCGCGGCGGCAGGCGGTGGCCGCCGCCGCCGCCTGCCGCTGATGGGAGCCCAGGCATGA